In the genome of Pseudomonas sp. LBUM920, one region contains:
- a CDS encoding arsenic transporter, which yields MLVAIAIFIFTIVLVIWQPKGLGVGWSATMGAILALACGVISLADIPVVWHIIWNATGTFVALIIISLLLDEAGFFAWTALHVARWGRGRGRRLFAYMVLLGALVSALFANDGAALILTPIVMSMLLALRFSPAATLAFVMGAGFIADTASLPLVVSNLVNIVSADYFKIGFNEYAAVMVPVNFVSVAATLAVLLWFFRRDIPQAYDPADLDDPASAVHDRATFRAGWWVLGILLVGCFALEPLGIPISAISAVCAVLLLVIAAKGHKISTRKVLKEAPWQIVVFSLGMYLVVYGLRNAGLTTYLATWLDTFATYGVWGAAMGTGVLTALLSSAMNNLPTVLIGALSIESSHAVGVVKDAMVYANVIGSDLGPKITPIGSLATLLWLHILARKGITITWGYYFKVGIVLTLPVLLITLAALALRLSL from the coding sequence ATGCTTGTCGCAATTGCGATCTTTATCTTCACCATCGTTCTGGTCATCTGGCAGCCCAAGGGCCTTGGAGTCGGCTGGAGCGCAACCATGGGCGCGATTCTGGCCCTGGCGTGCGGGGTCATCAGCCTGGCTGACATCCCGGTGGTGTGGCACATCATCTGGAACGCCACCGGCACTTTTGTCGCGCTGATTATCATCAGCCTGCTGCTCGATGAGGCCGGGTTCTTTGCCTGGACCGCGCTGCATGTTGCGCGCTGGGGCCGTGGGCGTGGTCGGCGCCTGTTCGCCTATATGGTGCTGCTCGGCGCCCTGGTGTCGGCATTGTTTGCCAACGACGGCGCGGCGTTGATCCTCACACCGATCGTGATGTCGATGCTGCTGGCGTTGCGCTTTTCCCCGGCGGCCACCCTGGCCTTCGTGATGGGCGCCGGGTTTATCGCAGACACGGCGAGCTTGCCGTTGGTGGTGTCGAACCTGGTGAACATCGTTTCTGCAGATTATTTCAAGATCGGCTTCAACGAATACGCAGCGGTCATGGTGCCGGTCAACTTCGTCAGCGTTGCAGCGACACTGGCGGTGTTGCTGTGGTTTTTTCGCCGCGATATTCCGCAGGCCTACGACCCCGCCGACCTTGACGACCCGGCCAGCGCCGTCCACGACCGTGCGACCTTTCGTGCCGGGTGGTGGGTACTCGGTATTTTGTTGGTCGGCTGTTTTGCCCTGGAGCCGCTGGGCATTCCGATCAGTGCGATCTCCGCCGTGTGCGCCGTGTTACTGCTGGTGATCGCCGCCAAAGGCCACAAAATTTCTACGCGCAAAGTGCTGAAAGAAGCCCCGTGGCAGATCGTGGTGTTTTCCCTGGGCATGTACCTGGTGGTCTACGGCTTGCGTAACGCGGGTTTGACCACCTACCTGGCAACCTGGCTCGACACCTTCGCCACGTATGGCGTATGGGGCGCGGCGATGGGCACCGGGGTGCTGACGGCATTGCTCTCGTCGGCGATGAACAACCTGCCGACGGTGTTGATCGGCGCGCTGTCCATCGAATCCAGCCATGCCGTGGGCGTGGTCAAGGACGCGATGGTTTATGCCAACGTGATCGGCAGCGACCTGGGCCCGAAAATCACTCCGATCGGCAGCCTGGCCACGTTGTTGTGGCTGCATATTCTTGCGCGCAAAGGCATCACCATCACGTGGGGCTACTACTTCAAGGTCGGAATTGTGCTGACCTTGCCGGTGCTGTTGATCACTCTGGCGGCGCTCGCCTTGCGCCTGAGTCTCTGA
- a CDS encoding GFA family protein codes for MTVDVLPLEGSCRCNRVRFSVSLPPVITMACHCSGCRKMTSSAFSLSALIPASGFTVTQGCPVIGGLHGVDRHYCCPHCMSWLFTRPHGIDEFVNVRATLLDDAHDYVPFMETWTSEKLPWASTPAVESFAQLPAPQDFPRLMQAYAAFSAR; via the coding sequence ATGACTGTCGACGTGTTGCCGCTGGAAGGCAGTTGCCGTTGTAACCGGGTGCGCTTCAGCGTGAGCCTGCCCCCAGTGATTACCATGGCTTGCCATTGCAGCGGCTGCCGGAAAATGACCTCAAGCGCGTTCTCCCTCAGCGCCTTGATCCCTGCCAGTGGCTTTACCGTGACCCAGGGTTGCCCGGTCATAGGCGGCTTGCACGGTGTGGACCGTCACTATTGCTGCCCGCATTGCATGAGCTGGCTGTTTACCCGTCCCCATGGCATCGACGAATTCGTCAATGTGCGCGCGACGTTGTTGGATGACGCCCACGACTACGTGCCGTTCATGGAAACCTGGACCAGCGAAAAGCTGCCCTGGGCCTCCACGCCTGCCGTCGAAAGCTTTGCGCAATTGCCAGCGCCGCAGGACTTTCCACGCTTGATGCAGGCCTACGCCGCGTTCAGCGCACGCTGA
- a CDS encoding LysE family transporter, with product MVTIFFYALVFGFVFCLSPGAVLAETLRRGLLHGFTSALLVQIGSLVGDAAWAVIGLTGIALLIEHEAVRVPLTIVCAVYLAWLGVRSLIDAWHLPAADSGPAHSGRNALAVGAAMSLANPKNIVYWGALGSALSGIVGATPSAGQTLMFFAGFMLASVLSCFLIAALVHLLRKNASPLWQRVSYGACGLVLIYLAVLAARGV from the coding sequence ATGGTGACGATCTTTTTTTACGCGCTGGTATTCGGTTTTGTGTTTTGCCTCTCGCCCGGCGCGGTGCTGGCAGAAACCCTGCGCCGTGGCTTGCTCCATGGGTTCACCTCTGCCTTGCTGGTGCAAATCGGTTCGCTAGTGGGCGACGCCGCCTGGGCGGTGATCGGCCTCACCGGCATCGCCCTGCTGATTGAACACGAAGCCGTGCGCGTTCCGCTGACGATAGTGTGCGCGGTGTACCTGGCATGGCTCGGCGTGCGCAGTCTGATCGACGCCTGGCACCTGCCCGCAGCAGACAGCGGGCCGGCCCACTCCGGTCGGAACGCACTGGCGGTTGGCGCGGCCATGTCCCTGGCTAACCCGAAGAACATTGTGTACTGGGGCGCGTTGGGCAGCGCCTTGTCCGGGATCGTCGGCGCTACGCCCAGCGCTGGGCAAACCCTGATGTTTTTTGCAGGTTTCATGCTGGCGTCAGTGCTGTCGTGTTTTCTGATTGCGGCGCTGGTCCATCTGTTACGCAAAAATGCCTCGCCGCTGTGGCAGCGCGTCAGTTACGGCGCGTGTGGTTTAGTGTTGATCTATCTGGCGGTTCTGGCTGCACGGGGTGTATGA
- a CDS encoding lipoprotein, with product MRKLVIGALALAVLSGCAGSKMNDARTGVPYKTLASDKTPLVVAQCIQFGWQDEAVFGVDAGGFKEPIEAGGFTVYTTGGDYFVDVRSAGAGSSVNYFAVADTMPAKRRLAALATCL from the coding sequence ATGCGAAAGCTGGTAATTGGCGCATTGGCACTGGCAGTACTGTCCGGTTGCGCGGGCTCGAAAATGAACGACGCGCGCACCGGCGTGCCGTACAAAACGCTGGCCTCGGACAAGACGCCGTTGGTGGTCGCCCAATGCATTCAGTTCGGCTGGCAGGACGAGGCGGTATTTGGCGTTGACGCCGGAGGCTTCAAGGAGCCGATCGAAGCAGGCGGTTTTACCGTGTACACCACCGGCGGCGATTATTTTGTCGACGTGCGCAGTGCCGGCGCCGGTTCCAGCGTCAATTACTTTGCCGTTGCCGACACGATGCCTGCCAAGCGTCGCCTGGCCGCGCTCGCGACCTGCCTGTAA
- a CDS encoding AzlD domain-containing protein, translating to MIYIMIVAMGLVVFLNRYLFIEPRLPVRLNRGAREFLGFAVPGMLTAICGPIIFLAEHKLNLSPANPYLLAGICAVALMFWTRSVLITVLLSMGLFYVFRWWL from the coding sequence ATGATCTACATCATGATTGTGGCCATGGGCCTGGTGGTATTTCTCAACCGCTACTTGTTTATCGAGCCGCGCCTGCCGGTGCGCCTCAATCGCGGCGCGCGCGAGTTTCTCGGGTTTGCGGTGCCGGGAATGCTGACGGCGATTTGCGGGCCGATCATTTTTCTCGCCGAGCATAAGCTCAACCTGAGTCCGGCCAACCCTTACTTGCTGGCGGGGATCTGTGCGGTGGCGTTGATGTTCTGGACGCGTAGCGTGTTGATCACGGTGCTGTTGAGCATGGGGCTGTTTTATGTGTTTCGTTGGTGGCTCTGA
- a CDS encoding DinB family protein translates to MNRIEHIVLMANYNQWMNRKLYDAASTLTDAELAADRQAFFASILGTLNHLALGDTVWLKRFAQHPAGFSALAPLSAIATPTDLKQLAFADLRVLSAHRAWLDQLIIEWAHSLRDSDLDQHLRYHNMRGAANHKPFFGLLVHFFNHQTHHRGQATTLLTQAGVDVGDTDLLALID, encoded by the coding sequence GTGAACCGTATCGAGCACATCGTGTTGATGGCCAACTACAACCAGTGGATGAACCGCAAACTCTACGACGCCGCCAGCACGCTGACGGACGCGGAGCTGGCGGCGGATCGACAGGCGTTTTTTGCCTCAATCCTCGGCACGCTGAATCACCTCGCGCTGGGGGATACCGTCTGGCTCAAACGTTTTGCCCAGCATCCCGCGGGCTTTTCGGCGCTGGCCCCCTTAAGTGCGATTGCCACACCCACCGACCTCAAGCAGCTGGCCTTTGCCGATCTGCGCGTGCTGTCAGCCCATCGCGCATGGCTGGATCAGCTCATCATCGAGTGGGCGCACAGCCTGCGCGATTCCGACCTGGACCAGCACCTGCGTTATCACAACATGCGCGGCGCCGCGAACCACAAGCCGTTCTTTGGCTTGCTGGTGCATTTTTTCAATCACCAGACCCACCACCGAGGCCAGGCAACCACGCTGCTGACCCAAGCGGGCGTGGATGTAGGCGACACCGACCTGCTGGCACTGATTGACTGA
- a CDS encoding metalloregulator ArsR/SmtB family transcription factor — translation MSAPLSAPELFKCLADATRVRLTLLILREGELCVCELIHALGDSQPKISRHLAQLRSGGLLLDRRQGQWIYYRINPALPEWVTQVLDITLQANQPWLQNDAQRLDAMGDRPQRASTCC, via the coding sequence ATGTCCGCTCCCCTCTCCGCGCCCGAGCTGTTCAAATGCCTGGCCGATGCCACCCGCGTACGGTTGACGTTATTGATCCTGCGCGAGGGCGAACTTTGCGTGTGCGAACTGATCCATGCTCTTGGCGACAGTCAACCGAAAATCTCCCGCCACCTGGCGCAACTGCGCAGTGGCGGGCTGTTGCTGGACCGTCGCCAGGGTCAATGGATCTACTACCGCATCAACCCGGCACTGCCCGAGTGGGTGACCCAAGTGCTGGACATTACCTTGCAAGCTAACCAGCCATGGTTGCAAAACGACGCGCAGCGTCTTGATGCAATGGGCGACAGACCACAACGGGCCAGCACCTGCTGCTGA
- the mgtA gene encoding magnesium-translocating P-type ATPase, which translates to MSAVKNTPLHKKNGTDTDTKLSMRAAREAQNGLQATLANVRATQDGLTELDASARLQREGYNEVAHDKPPHAIVQFLQALNNPFIYVLLTLAGISFVTDYWLPLQAGEEVDLTKVIIIMTMVLLSSLLRFWQEHRSAKSAEALKAMVRTTATVLRREQVGAQPTLREVPMRDLVAGDIVQLSAGDMIPADVRLIESRDLFISQAVLTGEALPVEKYDTLGDVTQKSASSLAADQGNLLDLPNICFMGTNVVSGRAKAVVVATGPRTYFGSLAKAIVGSRVQTAFDRGVNSVSWLLIRFMLVMVPIVFLLNGFSKGDWGDAFLFALAVAVGLTPEMLPMIVSANLAKGATAMAKRKVVVKRLNAIQNFGSMDVLCTDKTGTLTQDKIILEHHVNAFGQRDDAVLSLAWLNSYHQSGMKNLMDQAVVQFSEHNPKFQRPFAYSKVDELPFDFVRRRLSIVVKDAAGDQLLVCKGAVEEMLSISTHVMEDGAAVPLDDRRRDELLALANDYNEDGFRVLVVATRNIPKSLARQQYTTIDERNLVIQGFLTFLDPPKETAGPAIAALQQIGVAVKVLTGDNAVVTSKICRQVGLEPGQPLLGVEIEAMDDATLLRRVEERTVFAKLTPLQKSRVLKALQANGHTVGFLGDGINDAPALRDADVGISVDSGTDIAKESADIILLEKSLMVLEEGVLKGRETFGNIMKYLNMTASSNFGNVFSVLVASAFIPFMPMLAIHLLLQNLMYDISQLALPWDKMDKEYLAKPRKWDAKNIGRFMIWIGPTSSIFDITTFALMWYVFSANSVEMQTLFQSGWFIEGLLSQTLVVHMLRTRKIPFFQSTAAWPVLMMTAIVIGLGIYVPFSPLGTLVGLQPLPLAYFPWLVGTLLAYCCVAQLMKTIYIRRFKQWY; encoded by the coding sequence ATGAGCGCCGTAAAAAACACGCCTCTGCACAAGAAAAATGGCACCGACACCGACACCAAACTGTCAATGCGCGCCGCCCGCGAAGCCCAGAACGGCCTGCAGGCCACCCTCGCCAATGTGCGCGCCACCCAGGATGGCCTGACCGAACTGGACGCCTCGGCGCGTCTGCAACGCGAAGGCTACAACGAAGTGGCCCACGACAAGCCGCCTCACGCCATCGTCCAGTTCCTGCAGGCGCTGAACAATCCCTTCATCTACGTGTTGCTGACCCTGGCGGGCATCAGCTTTGTCACCGACTATTGGCTGCCGTTACAGGCGGGTGAAGAAGTCGACCTGACCAAAGTCATCATCATCATGACCATGGTGCTGCTCAGCAGCCTGCTGCGCTTCTGGCAGGAACACCGCTCGGCCAAATCCGCCGAAGCACTCAAGGCCATGGTGCGCACCACTGCCACTGTGCTGCGGCGTGAGCAAGTCGGCGCCCAGCCGACGCTGCGCGAAGTGCCGATGCGCGACCTGGTCGCCGGCGATATCGTGCAACTGTCGGCCGGCGACATGATCCCTGCCGATGTGCGCCTGATCGAATCCCGCGATCTGTTTATCAGCCAGGCCGTGCTGACCGGTGAAGCCTTGCCGGTCGAAAAGTACGACACGCTCGGTGACGTCACGCAAAAATCCGCCTCTTCGCTGGCGGCCGACCAGGGCAACCTGCTGGACCTGCCCAACATCTGCTTCATGGGCACCAACGTGGTCAGCGGACGCGCCAAGGCCGTGGTGGTTGCCACCGGGCCGCGCACTTATTTTGGCTCGCTGGCCAAGGCGATTGTCGGCTCGCGGGTGCAAACCGCGTTCGACCGTGGGGTCAACAGCGTCAGCTGGCTGTTGATTCGCTTCATGCTGGTGATGGTGCCGATCGTGTTCCTGCTTAATGGCTTCTCCAAAGGCGACTGGGGCGACGCGTTCCTGTTTGCTCTGGCGGTAGCCGTGGGCCTGACCCCGGAAATGCTGCCGATGATCGTCAGCGCCAACCTGGCCAAGGGGGCGACCGCCATGGCCAAGCGCAAAGTGGTGGTCAAGCGCCTGAATGCGATCCAGAACTTCGGCTCGATGGATGTGCTGTGCACCGACAAGACCGGCACCCTGACCCAGGACAAGATCATCCTCGAACACCACGTCAACGCCTTCGGTCAACGTGATGACGCGGTGCTGTCCCTGGCCTGGCTCAACAGCTACCACCAGAGCGGCATGAAGAACCTGATGGACCAGGCCGTGGTGCAATTCTCGGAACACAATCCCAAGTTCCAGCGGCCATTTGCCTACAGCAAGGTCGATGAATTGCCGTTCGACTTCGTGCGCCGTCGCCTGTCGATCGTGGTCAAGGACGCTGCCGGCGACCAGTTGCTGGTGTGCAAAGGCGCGGTGGAAGAGATGCTGAGCATTTCCACCCACGTCATGGAAGATGGCGCTGCAGTGCCGCTGGATGATCGTCGCCGTGACGAGCTGCTGGCACTGGCCAATGACTACAACGAGGATGGCTTTCGTGTACTGGTGGTCGCCACCCGCAACATCCCTAAATCGCTGGCTCGCCAGCAGTACACCACGATTGATGAGCGCAACCTGGTGATCCAGGGCTTCCTGACTTTCCTGGATCCACCGAAGGAAACTGCGGGCCCGGCGATTGCGGCGCTGCAGCAAATTGGCGTGGCGGTAAAGGTGCTGACCGGCGACAACGCGGTGGTCACCAGCAAGATCTGCCGCCAGGTCGGCCTGGAACCTGGTCAACCACTGCTGGGCGTGGAAATTGAAGCGATGGACGACGCGACGCTGCTGCGCCGCGTGGAAGAACGCACCGTGTTTGCCAAGCTGACGCCGCTGCAGAAATCCCGGGTGCTCAAAGCGCTGCAAGCCAACGGCCACACTGTGGGCTTCCTCGGCGACGGCATCAACGATGCACCAGCGCTGCGCGACGCCGACGTGGGCATCTCGGTGGACAGCGGCACCGACATCGCCAAGGAATCGGCCGACATCATCCTGCTGGAAAAGAGCCTGATGGTGCTGGAAGAAGGCGTGCTCAAGGGCCGCGAAACCTTCGGCAACATCATGAAGTACCTGAACATGACCGCCAGTTCCAACTTCGGCAACGTGTTCTCGGTGCTGGTAGCCAGTGCGTTCATTCCGTTCATGCCGATGCTGGCGATCCACCTGCTGCTGCAAAACCTGATGTACGACATCTCCCAGCTGGCCCTGCCGTGGGACAAGATGGACAAGGAATACCTGGCCAAACCGCGCAAGTGGGATGCGAAAAACATCGGCCGCTTCATGATCTGGATCGGGCCAACCTCGTCGATCTTCGACATCACCACCTTTGCGCTGATGTGGTACGTGTTCAGCGCCAACAGTGTGGAAATGCAGACCCTGTTCCAGTCCGGCTGGTTTATCGAGGGGCTGCTCTCGCAAACCCTGGTCGTGCACATGTTGCGGACTCGCAAGATCCCGTTCTTCCAGAGCACGGCCGCCTGGCCGGTGTTGATGATGACCGCCATCGTCATCGGCTTGGGGATCTACGTGCCGTTCTCGCCGCTGGGCACACTGGTCGGCCTGCAGCCGCTGCCGCTGGCGTACTTCCCATGGCTGGTCGGCACGCTGTTGGCCTACTGCTGCGTGGCTCAACTGATGAAAACGATCTACATCCGCCGCTTCAAGCAGTGGTACTGA
- a CDS encoding AraC family transcriptional regulator: protein MSAMQHAWLGNYEVTHTRCTGLTFARHSHDECVIGVNLVGEESVWLDRREFQAGPGSITLYNPGQIQGGGAADGAPWHFVSLYVAADALAADLGLAQLEFDRSLCFQPDLAQRLAAAVKGALNDDPLLREINEDALVLLLGEVVGASGVRLPGAATGGKGMIHRAQELLAEQLSQALPLDQLGDELGLSKFHLLRTFQKETGLSPRQWAMQLRTCRAKGLLRRGASASDVAHELGFADQSHLNRHFRAAYGITPGRYQSLLKR from the coding sequence ATGAGCGCCATGCAACACGCCTGGCTGGGCAACTACGAAGTCACCCATACACGCTGCACCGGCCTGACCTTTGCCCGCCATAGCCATGATGAATGCGTGATCGGCGTGAACCTGGTCGGCGAGGAAAGCGTTTGGCTCGACCGCCGCGAGTTCCAGGCCGGGCCCGGCAGCATTACGCTGTACAACCCTGGGCAGATTCAAGGTGGCGGCGCAGCTGATGGTGCGCCCTGGCATTTTGTCAGCCTGTACGTCGCGGCCGACGCGTTGGCGGCTGACCTGGGGCTGGCCCAGTTGGAGTTTGATCGCTCGCTGTGCTTCCAGCCAGACTTGGCACAGCGTCTGGCTGCGGCGGTCAAAGGTGCCTTGAACGACGACCCATTGCTCCGCGAGATTAACGAAGACGCCTTGGTTCTGCTGCTGGGTGAAGTGGTGGGTGCCAGCGGTGTGCGCCTGCCCGGCGCTGCCACGGGCGGCAAAGGCATGATCCACCGGGCCCAGGAGCTGCTCGCCGAGCAACTGAGCCAAGCGCTGCCGCTGGACCAGTTGGGCGATGAGCTGGGCCTGTCCAAATTCCACCTGTTGCGCACCTTCCAGAAAGAAACCGGGCTGAGCCCCAGGCAGTGGGCGATGCAATTGCGTACCTGTCGTGCCAAGGGACTCTTGCGCCGCGGCGCCTCGGCCAGCGACGTCGCCCATGAGCTGGGGTTTGCTGACCAAAGCCATCTCAACCGGCACTTTCGCGCCGCCTATGGCATCACCCCAGGCCGCTATCAAAGCCTGTTGAAACGCTGA
- a CDS encoding DUF2493 domain-containing protein codes for MRVLICAGRHYADTKKSRQVLDAYHRLRPVQVLIHGGNQFLGSDVEEWAREIGIDVVRYPPNWQRHGKQAERQRNHFMLTDSRPDVVIALPGGDDTSELVCQAKASGISVLTVES; via the coding sequence ATGCGCGTCTTGATCTGTGCAGGTCGTCATTACGCCGACACCAAAAAGTCCCGCCAAGTGCTGGACGCTTACCACCGCCTGCGCCCGGTGCAGGTATTGATTCACGGCGGCAACCAATTTCTGGGCAGTGACGTTGAGGAATGGGCGCGGGAAATCGGCATCGACGTGGTGCGATACCCGCCCAATTGGCAACGCCATGGCAAGCAGGCGGAACGCCAACGCAACCATTTCATGCTGACCGACAGCCGCCCCGACGTGGTCATCGCCCTGCCGGGTGGTGACGACACCTCGGAGCTGGTCTGCCAGGCCAAAGCCAGCGGCATTTCGGTGCTGACCGTAGAAAGCTGA
- a CDS encoding AzlC family ABC transporter permease, with translation MPTALPHYAFGRGALAVIPLSLACAPWGLLAGSMAIDAQFTPLQAQGLSAIVFAGAAQLVAIGMVKSGASLISIVLTTLLLTSQHLLYGMHMRPTLSSLNVRWRMSLGFLLTDEFFALVNHYDRQTFNRWYALGVGLTFYIIWNLFTLAGIVLGKSIPGLDQLGLEFSIAATFIALITPVVRDVPTVVCVAVSLLCSVWLSYLHWESAVVVSGVLGMGAGFACKRLGVGQR, from the coding sequence ATGCCTACAGCCTTACCTCATTACGCCTTCGGTCGCGGCGCCCTTGCCGTTATTCCACTGTCTCTGGCCTGTGCCCCCTGGGGATTGTTGGCCGGCTCCATGGCGATTGATGCGCAATTTACTCCGCTGCAAGCTCAGGGTTTGTCCGCCATTGTGTTCGCCGGTGCCGCGCAGTTGGTGGCGATCGGCATGGTCAAGAGCGGTGCCAGCCTGATCTCGATTGTGCTGACCACCTTGCTGCTCACATCCCAGCATTTGCTTTACGGCATGCACATGCGCCCGACGCTCTCGTCGCTCAATGTACGGTGGCGCATGAGCCTGGGCTTTTTGCTGACTGACGAGTTTTTCGCGCTGGTCAACCACTATGACCGTCAGACCTTCAATCGCTGGTATGCGCTGGGCGTCGGCCTGACGTTCTACATCATCTGGAACCTCTTCACCCTGGCGGGCATCGTGCTTGGCAAAAGCATTCCGGGGCTTGATCAGCTGGGGCTGGAGTTTTCCATCGCTGCGACTTTTATCGCCTTGATCACGCCGGTGGTGCGCGATGTGCCCACGGTGGTCTGCGTGGCGGTCTCGCTGCTGTGTTCGGTATGGCTGAGTTACTTGCACTGGGAGTCGGCGGTGGTGGTATCGGGCGTGCTGGGGATGGGCGCAGGGTTTGCCTGCAAGCGGCTGGGAGTAGGGCAGCGATGA